The Phalacrocorax carbo chromosome 2, bPhaCar2.1, whole genome shotgun sequence region TGTGTCCTCTCCTGTCTGTCCTAAGGACCCCTAAAAAGCTTTTGGCCTCTGTTAATGACAGAGAGTTCTTACTCTTTGATTTCTATGATGCATGACCCTTCACCTCCCTGCTCATTTTTGTTGTCTTACTAGAACTGTGGGGTGGCTTGATAAATTTACAAAGAAGGTGGATTCCatgattttacttttctgagaggagaaagcaaaaggagTTTCCCTGCCCGCTGGACTCGGTGCCTGGTTggagcactgctgctgctctggctgtcTCCACCTCCCAGTCACCCCTTCCTGCCTCGTTTCTTGCCTGATGCTGTTGTTCTGCTCAGCCACTGGCCTCTGTGTTCTCATGTTAATACTGCCCTGGTTTCAGTTTGCTCTCCTTCCGTAGCGTGCAAGGATGCCGGAGCACTTTTCCCCTTTAGGAGTAAGGAGCCATTTTAGCTCCTGCATTTGCCTTTGCTCAGTCCTGGTTTTACCTCCCTCAAGGACAGATCTGGATTTGGCAAATGTAGCTTCCTCTTGGCCGCAACTGGCTGAGCTGGCTTCTCAGCTAGCTTGAGATGGATGGGGGTTCATCTTGATTCTACCAGCACTTCTTTAAAGACATACTGCATTTGAGACAAATATTCTTTTCCCCAGATTTGGGTCAGTGGCTTCTGAGAGCTTTGGCTCAGGGGGTCAGTCTTTTGCTGCCCTCCTTGTGACAACTTACTATTCAAGGAGAATAGCTCTTGAGCGCCACAGTGACATCTCAGACCATCGTAGTAAGATTTGCTAAAACTCATCTGAGCTCGTCAGAGCTTTAACTGCAGTTTTGTTTGCAGTTTGTAGCAGCAATAACCTCTGTATGCCCTAGCCATGAAATGTCATTTGTATTACCCTCCCGTTAGTCATAGACAATATCCCCTTTTGTGTGACACCATGCAAAAAGGATGAAAGATGGTCTCTGCTGTAAAGAACTTGCAATCTAAATAGAAGGCAAGAGACAAGGATGTGGCGAGACAATATCAGCAAATGAAGAGCTGATCCTCTTTTCATGAATGTGTTTAGGGAAGAGCCTGTGTTATGActgtcaaaaaagaaaactaatctTCCCTCAAGGTACGAATATTTCACAATGTCTGGAAGAATCCACTTAACAATTCAGGAGCCACCCATCCTTTGAGGAGTGCTGCCTGTGGGTCTCACTGCCCTCTTCACTGCAGGCAGCTCTCTTGCTTTGAGGAGGGATCTAgtctctcttttgctttcttccaagGGCAGCTCCTTTCCAGCATATTTTAATAAAGCTATAAACCATCTAAGAGCTGTTATTATTCCTTAGCCAACGTGTGTGGGTAGTGCCTACCAAGATAGGGCCCTAGTTGCCAACCGAGGTTTCTTGTTTCTACTATGTGTGCTTGATGGTCTCTGAAACCTTTGTGGTGTGCATTCTACTGGCACAAGAgtggccaggctgcagcagggacccATGGAGGCTATTACAATACAAATAATAACTTCAGCAATTAAAGAAACACTGGGGGAGAAttcttctgaattaattttgcctCAGAGTAGACTGggaagcagggagaagagggCTGTCAGGATCTAGGCGAGCTCTGTCTGCCAcgctgtgttttcttttcctggccTAAAGGCTCAGGCAGTAGGGCAGCATGACAAATTCCTGCCTATTGCTTGTCTTCTCTGCCCAGGCTTTCTGTGGGTGCACCCTGACTGCAAGATGAAGCATGCTAGCCTGCTCCCCGTTCACTGAGGTTGAAGCTGGGTCACAGCACCTCACTGTCGGCGTAACGAGGCATGCTCGTGTGAACAGCTACAATAGCTTTGCTGATGCACAGGAACTTGCTCGGTGACCGCAACTTACTGGAGCCTATTTGTTTTATTGGTCTGATGTTCATCTGCCGAGCTGGTGATTTAGGCTGGTGGTGGAGTAAGACTTCAGCTGCTTTTAGGAAAAATTAATCTATGGCTTCTTTTTATCCCCGAAGCTGCCtacacagagcagctgcagcagcacaggctctCGTAGGTCTCATGTGTCTCTGAGCCCCCTCTAAGCTGTCTCTTCCAGATATGATGTTTTCTGTGTGAAGCCAAGGCTAACAGCACCACGGCAAGTTATGCTGTGCAAACTCAGGCAAACAGCTTAAGTACATTGGGAATTTGTATTCTGGCAGCTACACTGATGACTTGGGTCTTAGGGGAGAAATCGAGCAAATCTCCGGTGCTGACAAGGCACAGGAATTTCCTaaagttgcatttttttatttctgtaactaATACACAAGGAGCCTCTTAAATGTCTGAGGGGAggcgggggaaggggagaggcagGCAAGGGGAGAGGCAATATTACGCCCATGACTTATGACTGAAACCACGCGGTCAGCTGCTAGGCCCCCTGCACGGTGCTCAGAAATCGCTGCTCTCTTCTCGCTGATTTACCAAACAATGGCATTCTCTGCATTGCAACACGGAGCCTTTGCAGACCACGTTGGTATCCTCAGAGGCAACAACGATGGCTGAAACCCCCAGCCCTGGAGAACTCAGCAATCCAAGCTGGCAGCCAACCAGCTGCTCTGGGATTTGCCCCTGGGAGCGCCTTGCTCTTTGTGTGTTTTACTTTGAGCTGGGGCCACATTTCACTTTGATTACTCATGTtgcttttttagtttttcttctttttgctttgcttttaatcGTCTTGCTGGATTTTTGTGCTTTGCTCATTAGACTGGTGTGTTGCAGCAAGAGCCACTGTCCTGGAGTGGGAAAGGAATACCTGTGTCCAGTGTATGTGAGAAGTGCAGAAACTCTAACTGTTTAGATGCTAATGCTAACCTCTGCAGCGTGACTCCTGGGTGCTCTGCCTCTGTCCTGCAGGAGCTCATCACATTggtctgcaggcaggaggaagcCAGAGGGGTTTGGTTTGCAAGTACAAGCAGCTCTGACTCTGCTCCTCTACAAGAAGACTGAAGCATGTCGAGCAAACTCCTGATTCCCTCCGGACTTACTTGCTAAGCAGTTTCCTATGTTCAGGAGGGCTTATTTGCCAAACAGcaagtttaaaagcaaaagaaacatcaATCCTCTTTTATCTTCTAATCAAATCTACCTGCCAAAGTTGAGTTTCTACCCAGGGATTTAAGCCAGCTGATGCTACATCCAGTCATAGCTACGCTGGGATGGAAGGATATTTTGAGCATGTATCCActgagaaagaacaaaacaaccccaaacccagaaCGTGTATTTTGCATGTCCACTAGAAGGAAACCTTGACAATTACCTATATAAGCAGTGCTTTGGCCTCAAAAGCTGTTCTGGTACCGACTGGTTGACTAGTACATTTTTCAGGTTAAGCAAGTACAAGGATGAATTTTCAGCTCACCACCTCCAAATCTGCATAGTGATTAAATGGGACAAAGTGGACCTTCCTGGATGAACAGACTGGCAAGGCAGAGACAGGAAGCAGTGTTGTACACTTTTAACTCATTCTGTGTACAGCAATATCGCGAGGCGGGTGTACAGCTGGGGTAGCTACATCTTCACCTAGGTGCCATGAATGATCAAGGGTGCGCCTGAGAGTATTTACATCTTGACAAAAGCTCCAGGCTTTACTTTGTCCTGTCCTTTTTTCCCATAGCAAAGTGTAGGGGGCTTTGGGAAATCTTCCTTTGGAAAGTCTGAGATTTCACAagtttcctcttctgctttggGGCAGAACTGAAATCAAATGGAAAAGTTACCAAAATACACTCCcagccaccccccccccacaggCACCAGGCCAAGATACTAACAGACCAACTCTACAATTATGCAATTAATCTATCAAAGCATGGGACAGTTTGGTTCAAGTATTCGTTACAGGCTCTTACAACATTTCCATTACGGTGACCCGTACCCAAACTGCTCCCCAGAGCCGGGAGGTGCCGGCGGCCCTGCTGACCCCGGGGAGCGCAAGCTGCACCCCTTTTCACCGCCCACCTCCGAAAACCAACGGGCGGGCGCCAGAAACGCGGGGTCGGAACCTGCCCCACGGCAGGGCCTTCGCCTGCTCGCGCTGCGCTGCCTCCTGCGGGCTGGCCCTTGGCGGGCGCTGGAGCCGCCCCCGTTTCCAGTCAGCGCCCCGGCTTCGCGCCGCTCTCCGCCCTGCGGGGGAGGCTTTGGCAGCCCTGCCGCGGCCCGCTTTCATCTCCCAGCCCCCGTAAAGGCCTTCTGGGGCAGCCGCCCCcaggggcggcgggcgggactacagctcccggcggGCGTCGCGCCGCAGCGTCCTCACACCGCCCTGCCTAAGATGGCCGCCGCTCGCCGCCTGCCCTCTAGCCCGCGCCGCCCCTAACTCGGTGCCCGCCGGAGGCCCCTCTCAGCCGCCCGGCGGGGGCCGGTCCGGGCGGAGCGGCCGGGATGGAGCCGCTGCCGGGCTGGGAGTTCGAGGACTCCCTCTTCGCCTCGAgccgggagcggggcccgggccgtggggccgggccgccccgtGGCGCCAAGTACTGCGAGCCCCGCGTGAggagcgggggcggcggggggcggccagGGGGGCGGCCCGGgtgcggggcgggcggcccggGTGCGGGGCGGGCGGTCTCAGCCCCCCTGACGGGCCGGTGGTGTGCCCGCAGTGGTTCCGCAGCGAGGCGGCCGGCGGGGAAGGCGCCGGTGAGCTGACGGCCAGCAAGTTCCGGGCGGACTGGGCCTACCGGCGGCGGGAGTTCGAGGTATTTCCAGGGCTCCGGCACGGCCTGGCGCCTGGGCCGGGCCAGGCCCGGCCCCGGTCGGTGGAAGCTGTGGGGATATAAACTGGGGCGATCCCATAGTCCCCGGTGTGCTGAGTGGACGCGTGTGTGAGCTTATATGTAAGCTGAGCCGTGGCCTGGCGGTGCTGGAGCCTGTGGTGCGGTTAGGTCCGGCCTAATGGCTCCTCGCCTGTGCTGAAGGCACAACATACCTACGGGCCGTCGCGGTGACCTGGCGAAGAGCTGTCCTGCTGACTGAGCTGTGGTCAGGCCGCCACGGGTAACCCTGTTCTGGCAGGCTCCCCCAGCCAgatgtcatctttccaggagtCAGCGTGAAGTCGACGTAAACTGGCCAGAAACGCTGTTCCACACACAGCGCGGATCCAGATCACGCTTGCATATCCGAGTGGTTCAGCAGTGAGCCAAGCTGTTGTTTGTGGCCATAGAAATCATGGTCAGCCAGAGTTAAGCGTGCAGATATCTGTGCTCCTGGGGCTACGTACCATGTACCACAAAAGCTGCCAACTGCCTGGGTGCTGCTCACCTTTCTCAGAGCTCCCCCCACTGTCAGGTGAAAGCTGACTGTAGTTGTCGGGCTCCTGACATTCGCCTTATGAGCTTCATCATTCCACCTCTCTGCTGGCTCCCCTTGCTCTGGATGGGTGGTTTCAGGTGCATTTATGTTCCCTGTTTCTGTTCCTGCCTGCTGTAGTCCTAGACTATCCTCACTGCCTATTTCCTGAGCTGCATTCCTGATTATCATTGCTCTTCTGCCACCGTAGGCCTAGTTGAAGCATCCagtcttttgtttctttgtttcctgcttGAAATCAGCTGCTTCTGCGCTTGTTTCAACTGCAATAGCATCTTGTTCCCAGCTATGGTTTGCATTACAGGCTCCCTGATTTCAAAGCCCTCAGGCCGACTTCTGACTCCACTCCTTTCACCTTGCTCGTTGGATTCGTGGATCTTTTTGTACTTCCATTGGCATTGACTTCTGCTTTTTAACATTATTCCAGTGCTACTGTTGCCTTGTCTATACCTGACAGATGCTTTCCAGTCTCAGCTGAGACTCCCTGAAGGGATTCATAAAAGTGTGCTGAGAAGAGAGATGCCTCAGGCTGCAGTCAGACATGGCTGCTGACCCTCAGGAGGAGCAGATTGCTCCTTGTGTGCTGTGGTGCCCTCTCAGGAGGGAATGACACGCCCTCAGATCTGCTAACGGAACAGACCATTGCTTCCTAACCCTTTTCTGACACAGTGTTCCATGTTAAAAATGTCTAGTCTTCAGTCTTGTTGCTAACCTGGATTGCTGTGACAGAACCGGACTGcacacaaaattacattttcaccAGTGGCTGCTGCACTCACTGGGCAGAGTGGAGCTCCCTCTTTTGCTTGAGAAGGAATGTGAACTTAATAccaggggagaaaaatatttcagccattttACTAGGAAGTGTTTAGGATATGTCGCCTGGATACTCTTTCTGTTAGATTCATTCAAGTTTGCAAGGAATAATTAAGCATTCATTTTGGGAGATGGGAGAATGAGCACTGCTCTTTAGTCTTCTGAGCACTCacatggaggaggaggaaccaagATTCCATTCTTAGCTTCACTGAATACttaatttaatgtatttaaatgttaattggAGTCCTGGTGAGTGCCCTGAGCATTAAGCTGCAGAAGTATTGCTCATTCTTGTCTTTTTCCTCAGcccaattaatatttaataactcTGTGCAAATTAGAACCACCCTACAGGAATGATGGAAACTCACTTCCCCTGCGGTGTTCTCCAACTTGCTGATTATTCATGTGAGGTGAGGTGCCTGCAGGTTCAGACCTTCTCATGGAGAATGACACGGATTTGAAACAAGGCCTCCCAAATTTAGGATGAGTGCTTTGATCATGGAGTTGGTAGCTGGGGGAAAGATGCCTTGTGTCACATATTGCCCAGGTCGGTAGGTGTTACCTTCTGGATCAGACCTGATGGGGAAGAGGTGGACAGATGTGCAGTAAATCCTGCTAAGGCTTAAACATGAATATGGATTGAGGTGGCTCATCACCGTCTGGACTTGGCTGTGTAGTACCGGGCCCTCATGTGTTACAAGCATAGGTGGGAGCTGAgttcagagaaatgaaaatgtggaGTTCAGCTCCTGAATTCCCTTTGTGATTGTAGTCATAAACAAAACATACTGTCAGGCTtacctttaaatgaaaatctctctgttttgtttggcttttctttttgtcgACACTACTAGAAAGCCCTGTGTGAATACTCAAACTGCTTACTGCTGTTGCCTCCCAGCAACATTGCAATGAGACGAGATGTCCAAGAGGGCCAGGCTCGGTGTTTATCTCGCCTAGGAAGGCACAAGGAGGCTCTGGATATTGCAGAAAAATTGGTAAAAAATGCAATCTTTCTCTTAGGCTTTGAATGTGAAAATATTGCCAGTAGTTCTTTTATATGGaccattttctggaaaaataatctttaagtGTATAATCCTTCAGTGCTCAGAATACTTGGTAAACAGAGGGTAACTGTCACTGCAGATATAATCACTCTTTAGAAATCAGAACACCCTGTACCACAATGAGCTCCCTGTGCAGGGAGGCTGGTAGTCCTGGAAGGGACTAAATATCATGCTCTGCTAGGCAGAATTAATGTAATGTAATAGGAATTATAAGAAAGGGAATAAATGAGTGCTTAAATCTTTCCACTGTAAAAGTGATCATTCAAAACTCCCTTTTATATCCATATGTGTGCTGCCAGACTGCCACCAAGAAGAGTATCTTACCGCAAATTGAGTCTTTCCTGTAAAGGAAGAAGTCCAGAGGCTCTGAAGTCTAGAattttactgctgctgtttattttatgtaaaaggTGTTAATACTCCGAAGAACGGCAACTGTATAAAACTCTGAAGACAAATAGACAATTCACAACGTTTGGGACCTTCTTGCCTTTCAGACTGGAACAAGGCAGCTAGAGGGAATGCTGTCAGCTTGATCATGCATGATCTGTGTCACGTATCATTTAAAATTAGGAGCACAATTCtgtacaatttaaaaattaaccttAGTGATATATGTGTGTTATTATTCAGGGAGACATTTTCTTAAGCTCTAAAGGATGATTCTGTTCTATGCCTGTTTTTAATCTATTATCTTTTGTTTCTAGAGAAACGGCGCTACTAACACAGATCACTTAACGACGGTTCTCAACCTGCAGTTTACCATTTACCAGGGTCTAGAAAATGTGGAAAGAAAGATCACGTGTCTGCAGCAATTGATCTGCTTACATCCTTTCAGCCCTTGGTACTGGAAGTTACTTGCTGAAGCTTATATGAGCCTTTTACAGAGTTTTTCTCCATTAGTCATTGCAGAAACAAATCTAAATCAGTCTGAAGAGGTTAGTGTAAGTGATAGTAGTTTCAAAACATCTACTGGAAGAGAGATGAGTTTGCAGCCTCGCAGATCAGATGGCCAGAAAGAAGGCCCTTGGTCCAGCCTTGCTACAGAAACAAAGAGGGAGAATGCAGTGGTGTGTAGGAGCGGCCAAGCTGTAGAAGAATTCCTCTGCACTTTGGAGGAACCGGAAAAGATGGATGAAGGGAAACATGTAGCCTCCAAGTCCTGGGAGCAGAACATGTTGAAGAAAGTTGAGATAAAGGCATGTGCCTCGTTTATTAGAGCAAGGTAACTAAACGTATTCTTAGAATAA contains the following coding sequences:
- the C2H8orf76 gene encoding uncharacterized protein C8orf76 homolog isoform X1, whose product is MEPLPGWEFEDSLFASSRERGPGRGAGPPRGAKYCEPRWFRSEAAGGEGAGELTASKFRADWAYRRREFEKALCEYSNCLLLLPPSNIAMRRDVQEGQARCLSRLGRHKEALDIAEKLRNGATNTDHLTTVLNLQFTIYQGLENVERKITCLQQLICLHPFSPWYWKLLAEAYMSLLQSFSPLVIAETNLNQSEEVSVSDSSFKTSTGREMSLQPRRSDGQKEGPWSSLATETKRENAVVCRSGQAVEEFLCTLEEPEKMDEGKHVASKSWEQNMLKKVEIKACASFIRARLLLQLTQLQQLSFALENNIKSQEEIDDKVAGLGFNEDSLLLMTKVMGQDLRPEKLKEEFQGEVKCIGPSVLSSLVTASATEFEIKWFGNLQDDLCHFDRQFCSDIYLPPSVA
- the C2H8orf76 gene encoding uncharacterized protein C8orf76 homolog isoform X2, producing MEPLPGWEFEDSLFASSRERGPGRGAGPPRGAKYCEPRKALCEYSNCLLLLPPSNIAMRRDVQEGQARCLSRLGRHKEALDIAEKLRNGATNTDHLTTVLNLQFTIYQGLENVERKITCLQQLICLHPFSPWYWKLLAEAYMSLLQSFSPLVIAETNLNQSEEVSVSDSSFKTSTGREMSLQPRRSDGQKEGPWSSLATETKRENAVVCRSGQAVEEFLCTLEEPEKMDEGKHVASKSWEQNMLKKVEIKACASFIRARLLLQLTQLQQLSFALENNIKSQEEIDDKVAGLGFNEDSLLLMTKVMGQDLRPEKLKEEFQGEVKCIGPSVLSSLVTASATEFEIKWFGNLQDDLCHFDRQFCSDIYLPPSVA
- the C2H8orf76 gene encoding uncharacterized protein C8orf76 homolog isoform X3 → MMETHFPCGVLQLADYSCEKALCEYSNCLLLLPPSNIAMRRDVQEGQARCLSRLGRHKEALDIAEKLRNGATNTDHLTTVLNLQFTIYQGLENVERKITCLQQLICLHPFSPWYWKLLAEAYMSLLQSFSPLVIAETNLNQSEEVSVSDSSFKTSTGREMSLQPRRSDGQKEGPWSSLATETKRENAVVCRSGQAVEEFLCTLEEPEKMDEGKHVASKSWEQNMLKKVEIKACASFIRARLLLQLTQLQQLSFALENNIKSQEEIDDKVAGLGFNEDSLLLMTKVMGQDLRPEKLKEEFQGEVKCIGPSVLSSLVTASATEFEIKWFGNLQDDLCHFDRQFCSDIYLPPSVA